A single Struthio camelus isolate bStrCam1 chromosome 8, bStrCam1.hap1, whole genome shotgun sequence DNA region contains:
- the LOC104149063 gene encoding retinol dehydrogenase 8 isoform X2: MARDEQKRFKVYATMRNLAKKEALEEAVGGRLGKTLEIKQLDVCDEQSIKTCVNSIPDRRIDVLVSNAGMGLIGPIECQTIEEMKTVMDTNFFGLVRLLKEILPDMKKRKSGHIVIISSVMGIQGILFNDVYAASKFAVEGFCESLAIQALKFKLQLSLIEPGPVVTEFERKVFEDGMKMDLSAADKETAEMFTNIYLKNYKQIFQSLGQSAEDVAEHTVKIILAENPPFRHQTNTLYTPMTTLKYADPNGDLPIDTFYKMVFHHDKVFSASLNFIKLLRWRSRKSFDLGKPSQ, translated from the exons ATGGCaagagatgaacagaaaagaTTTAAAG TGTATGCCACGATGCGCAACCTGGCCAAGAAAGAGGCGCTTGAGGAGGCTGTAGGTGGCAGGCTGGGCAAAACCCTGGAAATTAAACAGCTGGATGTCTGCGATGAACAGTCCATTAAAACTTGTGTGAATAGTATCCCTGACAGAAGGATTGATGTCTTAG TTAGCAATGCTGGAATGGGACTCATTGGACCTATTGAATGTCAGACCATAGAGGAAATGAAAACTGTGATGGATACCAACTTCTTTGGACTGGTTCGACTCCTGAAGGAGATTTTACCTGatatgaagaagagaaagagcGGGCATATAGTTATAATAAGCAGTGTTATGGGAATACAag GTATCTTATTTAATGATGTTTATGCTGCGTCTAAGTTTGCTGTGGAAGGATTCTGCGAAAGCTTAGCTATACAGGCACTCAAGTTTAAGCTCCA GTTAAGTCTGATTGAACCCGGCCCAGTGGTCACAGagtttgaaagaaaagtttttgaAGATGGAATGAAAATGGATCTTTCAGCTGCAGACAAGGAAACAGCTGAGATGTTTACTAACATTTACCTTAAAAATTACAAACAAATTTTCCAGAGCCTGGGGCAAAGTGCTGAGGATGTTGCAGAG CATACAGTAAAGATAATTCTTGCAGAGAATCCGCCTTTTCGCCATCAGACCAACACCTTGTATACTCCGATGACAACTCTGAAGTATGCAGATCCAAATGGAGATCTACCCATTGATACATTCTACAAAATGGTTTTTCATCATGACAAAGTCTTCAGCGCGAGTCTTAACTTTATCAAACTGCTAAGGTGGAGAAGTAGAAAGAGCTTTGACCTGGGAAAACCCTCACAATAA
- the LOC104149063 gene encoding retinol dehydrogenase 8 isoform X1 codes for METGTKTNAAVPLSCKNSCLYRSVKRMAKRNVLITGCSSGIGLALAVKMARDEQKRFKVYATMRNLAKKEALEEAVGGRLGKTLEIKQLDVCDEQSIKTCVNSIPDRRIDVLVSNAGMGLIGPIECQTIEEMKTVMDTNFFGLVRLLKEILPDMKKRKSGHIVIISSVMGIQGILFNDVYAASKFAVEGFCESLAIQALKFKLQLSLIEPGPVVTEFERKVFEDGMKMDLSAADKETAEMFTNIYLKNYKQIFQSLGQSAEDVAEHTVKIILAENPPFRHQTNTLYTPMTTLKYADPNGDLPIDTFYKMVFHHDKVFSASLNFIKLLRWRSRKSFDLGKPSQ; via the exons ATGGAAACAGGGACAAAAACAAAC GCTGCTGTTCCTCTGAGCTGCAAGAACTCTTGCTTGTACCGCTCAGTGAAAAGAATGGCAAAAAGAAATGTCCTCATTACGGGTTGTTCCTCAGGAATTGGACTGGCTTTAGCTGTAAAAATGGCaagagatgaacagaaaagaTTTAAAG TGTATGCCACGATGCGCAACCTGGCCAAGAAAGAGGCGCTTGAGGAGGCTGTAGGTGGCAGGCTGGGCAAAACCCTGGAAATTAAACAGCTGGATGTCTGCGATGAACAGTCCATTAAAACTTGTGTGAATAGTATCCCTGACAGAAGGATTGATGTCTTAG TTAGCAATGCTGGAATGGGACTCATTGGACCTATTGAATGTCAGACCATAGAGGAAATGAAAACTGTGATGGATACCAACTTCTTTGGACTGGTTCGACTCCTGAAGGAGATTTTACCTGatatgaagaagagaaagagcGGGCATATAGTTATAATAAGCAGTGTTATGGGAATACAag GTATCTTATTTAATGATGTTTATGCTGCGTCTAAGTTTGCTGTGGAAGGATTCTGCGAAAGCTTAGCTATACAGGCACTCAAGTTTAAGCTCCA GTTAAGTCTGATTGAACCCGGCCCAGTGGTCACAGagtttgaaagaaaagtttttgaAGATGGAATGAAAATGGATCTTTCAGCTGCAGACAAGGAAACAGCTGAGATGTTTACTAACATTTACCTTAAAAATTACAAACAAATTTTCCAGAGCCTGGGGCAAAGTGCTGAGGATGTTGCAGAG CATACAGTAAAGATAATTCTTGCAGAGAATCCGCCTTTTCGCCATCAGACCAACACCTTGTATACTCCGATGACAACTCTGAAGTATGCAGATCCAAATGGAGATCTACCCATTGATACATTCTACAAAATGGTTTTTCATCATGACAAAGTCTTCAGCGCGAGTCTTAACTTTATCAAACTGCTAAGGTGGAGAAGTAGAAAGAGCTTTGACCTGGGAAAACCCTCACAATAA